Below is a genomic region from Pectobacterium polaris.
CATCGGCCTGCGCGTGCCGTCTAATCCTATCGCACTGGAGTTGCTGGCCGCGCTGAATGAACCGCTGATGTCGACCACGCTGATGTTGCCGGGAAATGATTTTGCCGAATCCGATCCCGAAGAAATTCAGGACAGATTGGGAAAACTGGTGGATTTGATAATTCACGGTGGCTCACTGGGTCAACAGCCGACGACGGTTATCGACTTGACCGAATCCGTGCCGCGCGTCGCCCGTGAAGGCACCGGTGATGTCACGCCGTTCCTATAAGTGCAGCGACGAGCGGTAACAATGGGAATACAAATGGCGCGAAGATCGGTATAATCGCGCCAGTTTTTAATACGACGAACGATTTTTACGTACACACTATTTTTACGTAACGTGCTGAATTTTATCAGCAGTTATGACTCCCCCCGACGCCTGGGAAGGCGACACTAGAGGTTGCTCAATGAGCGAAAAGTTACAAAAAGTTCTGGCGCGTGCCGGACATGGCTCACGCCGCGAAGTTGAAGTTATCATTCAGGCTGGACGCGTCAGCGTTGACGGTAAGATTGCCACTCTGGGCGATCGCGTTGAAGTGACGAAAGCCACCAAAATCCGTATCGATGGTCATGTGGTTACCGTTAAGGAAACCGAAGAGTCCGTGTGCCGCGTACTGATGTACTATAAACCGGAAGGTGAGTTGTGCACCCGTAACGATCCTGATGGCCGCCCGACGGTCTTTGACCGTCTGCCAAAAATTCAGGGCTCTCGCTGGGTTGCAGTAGGGCGTCTGGATGTCAACACTTCCGGTCTGCTGCTGTTCACGACCGATGGTGAGTTAGCCAATCGCCTGATGCACCCAAGCCGTGAAGTTGAGCGCGAATATGCCGTGCGTGTCTTCGGTGTTG
It encodes:
- the rluB gene encoding 23S rRNA pseudouridine(2605) synthase RluB, whose translation is MSEKLQKVLARAGHGSRREVEVIIQAGRVSVDGKIATLGDRVEVTKATKIRIDGHVVTVKETEESVCRVLMYYKPEGELCTRNDPDGRPTVFDRLPKIQGSRWVAVGRLDVNTSGLLLFTTDGELANRLMHPSREVEREYAVRVFGVVDDEKIKQLSKGVQLEDGPASFRTIRYQGGEGLNQWYNVTLTEGRNREVRRLWEAVGVQVSRLIRVRYGDISLPKGIPRGGWTEMPLEQLNYLRELVQLPAETVSKLPVERERRRVKANQIRRAVKRHSQLNSAPARRTSPKSKRNG